A genomic segment from Lignipirellula cremea encodes:
- a CDS encoding enolase C-terminal domain-like protein: MLLMKITAIETHVCHARMRNWVFVKVVTDQPGLFGWGEATLEWHTRSVVGAVEDLAELVVGEDPRRIEHLWQMMFRQHFWHGNGVVRSTAISAIDIALWDIAGKVANMPCSQLWGGPVRDYVRTYCHLGGGKMEDFYETAADDAQRFAELAQAAVEDGFTAFKSMAVPPTMPLEGLRPIHRAEMAVAAMRDAVGDEIDIMVDCHARPSPAMGLKFGEALDPYGLYFFEEPCWPECVEGLAAINAAIRTPVATGERVTDLMAFRQLFAQQACDVCQLDITHCGGFTAARRIAALADAWRIALAPHNPQGPVSTAASLEFGFSQPGYIICETVHADVPWRSDVVEEGFTVEPAGRLVRPNTRPGLGISINEKAVAKHPFKQEIAQQVFYPDGSAGDW, encoded by the coding sequence ATGCTGCTTATGAAAATCACCGCCATTGAAACGCACGTTTGTCACGCCCGGATGCGAAACTGGGTGTTTGTGAAAGTGGTCACCGACCAGCCGGGCCTGTTCGGCTGGGGGGAAGCGACCCTGGAGTGGCATACCCGGTCAGTCGTCGGGGCGGTCGAGGACCTGGCGGAGCTGGTCGTGGGGGAAGATCCGCGACGGATCGAACACCTGTGGCAGATGATGTTCCGCCAGCACTTCTGGCACGGGAACGGCGTGGTCCGCTCCACGGCGATCTCGGCCATTGATATCGCCCTGTGGGATATCGCCGGGAAGGTCGCCAACATGCCGTGCTCGCAGCTCTGGGGCGGGCCGGTCCGCGATTATGTGCGAACCTACTGCCACCTGGGCGGCGGCAAAATGGAAGACTTCTACGAAACGGCGGCCGACGACGCCCAGCGTTTTGCTGAGTTGGCCCAGGCCGCGGTCGAGGACGGCTTTACCGCCTTCAAGTCGATGGCCGTGCCGCCCACCATGCCGCTGGAAGGGCTGCGGCCCATTCACCGGGCCGAAATGGCGGTGGCCGCCATGCGGGACGCCGTGGGGGACGAGATTGATATTATGGTCGACTGCCACGCCCGGCCGTCGCCCGCGATGGGACTGAAGTTTGGCGAAGCTCTGGATCCCTATGGACTGTACTTTTTTGAAGAGCCATGCTGGCCCGAGTGCGTGGAGGGACTGGCGGCGATCAACGCCGCGATCCGGACGCCAGTCGCCACGGGCGAACGGGTCACCGACCTGATGGCGTTTCGCCAGCTGTTCGCCCAGCAGGCGTGTGATGTCTGCCAGCTTGATATCACGCATTGCGGCGGTTTTACCGCCGCCCGCCGCATCGCGGCGCTGGCCGACGCCTGGCGGATCGCCCTGGCGCCCCACAATCCGCAAGGACCGGTCAGCACGGCCGCCTCGCTGGAGTTTGGCTTTTCGCAGCCCGGCTACATCATTTGCGAAACGGTCCACGCCGACGTCCCCTGGCGAAGCGATGTGGTGGAAGAAGGCTTCACGGTGGAACCGGCCGGCCGCCTGGTGCGTCCCAACACGCGGCCCGGCCTGGGCATTTCGATCAACGAAAAAGCGGTCGCCAAACATCCGTTCAAGCAGGAGATCGCCCAGCAAGTCTTCTACCCCGACGGCAGCGCGGGCGACTGGTAA
- a CDS encoding DUF11 domain-containing protein encodes MRAFITASVCAFGLWASSLPAQEFEMPPSPQTTESADPNAAVAETTTAVPATDTAIEAKPLPVAVAPAQTDAPVVQPIETTAPRAIPPTPETIPFEQQAQPLPANVETAPAATEQQAPAPIVSKAPAVTVQQAPAVTVQQAPAVTVQQAPAVTVQQAPAAMAAPPANAQRLPASPQLRVQSGVAASLPIVSAETVGPPNMLVGTPAMFRVKVTNLGDDVARDVALEVLLPVGAKDVKTAPQCVEIGPGRLRFALGALDVKATRTLSIHLTPGARGAAQLETRVVYSSASALGMNVQQPQLKIEATGAADGVYSQQLEFKVVVTNTGDAPCRNIRVRQIVPAGLESLTGANDAIPQLNAGERRELTFAALPKGVGEASVRFEATADGDLRVSTVKTINITRPMIEVSTEGPSVNYLQREGVYAIVVANTGDGPAVNVQVISSIPAGLKVLAIDRPAKFDQAKQQLTWTLASIPVGGQEVMRFKAVTTAEGQLVHEVQVQTASGMRAKTRHLTDVISRADVNMQIADSPGPIQVGEAAIFEVQVRNRGTSEARNVELRAELPSGMGAVRSSDYETHASEVRFPVTSIAPGGKQIFRFEAVSSVPGDQIVKFKLSADSLSREVTSEESVYFYKTGRERVATRPLEKAAE; translated from the coding sequence ATGCGTGCGTTCATCACCGCGTCGGTGTGTGCTTTTGGCCTGTGGGCCAGTTCACTCCCGGCCCAGGAATTTGAGATGCCCCCCAGTCCGCAGACGACCGAGTCGGCGGACCCCAATGCGGCAGTCGCCGAAACGACAACCGCTGTCCCTGCGACCGACACGGCGATCGAAGCCAAACCCTTACCCGTAGCAGTCGCCCCGGCCCAGACCGACGCTCCCGTCGTCCAGCCGATTGAAACTACCGCTCCCCGCGCCATTCCCCCGACGCCGGAAACGATCCCGTTCGAACAGCAGGCCCAGCCGCTGCCCGCCAATGTGGAGACGGCCCCGGCCGCCACGGAGCAGCAGGCTCCGGCGCCGATCGTCTCCAAGGCCCCGGCCGTCACGGTGCAGCAGGCTCCGGCCGTAACGGTGCAGCAGGCTCCGGCCGTAACGGTGCAGCAGGCTCCGGCCGTAACGGTGCAGCAGGCTCCGGCCGCGATGGCGGCTCCGCCGGCCAACGCCCAGCGTTTACCGGCCTCTCCGCAACTGCGAGTGCAGTCAGGCGTTGCGGCTTCGTTGCCGATCGTGTCGGCGGAAACCGTCGGCCCGCCGAACATGCTGGTAGGCACGCCCGCTATGTTCCGCGTCAAAGTGACGAACCTGGGCGACGATGTCGCTCGCGATGTGGCTCTGGAAGTCCTGCTTCCGGTTGGCGCGAAGGATGTCAAAACGGCCCCGCAATGCGTGGAAATCGGCCCCGGCCGACTGCGTTTCGCTCTGGGCGCCCTGGATGTTAAAGCGACCCGCACGCTGAGCATTCATTTGACGCCCGGCGCCCGCGGCGCCGCCCAGCTGGAAACCCGCGTGGTCTACTCGAGCGCCTCGGCCCTCGGCATGAACGTGCAGCAGCCGCAACTGAAAATTGAAGCGACCGGCGCCGCCGACGGCGTTTATTCGCAGCAGCTGGAATTCAAAGTCGTGGTGACCAACACGGGCGATGCTCCCTGCCGGAACATCCGCGTGCGACAGATTGTTCCCGCCGGCCTGGAAAGCCTGACCGGCGCCAACGACGCCATCCCGCAGCTCAATGCGGGCGAACGCCGCGAACTGACCTTTGCCGCCCTGCCCAAAGGCGTCGGCGAAGCCAGCGTTCGCTTTGAAGCCACCGCCGACGGCGACCTGCGGGTGTCGACGGTGAAAACGATCAACATCACCCGGCCGATGATTGAAGTCTCCACCGAGGGACCTTCGGTCAACTATCTGCAGCGAGAAGGCGTCTATGCGATTGTCGTTGCCAACACGGGAGACGGCCCGGCCGTGAACGTGCAGGTGATTTCGTCCATCCCGGCTGGCCTGAAAGTCCTGGCGATTGATCGCCCGGCCAAATTCGACCAGGCCAAACAGCAGCTCACCTGGACACTGGCTTCGATCCCCGTCGGCGGCCAGGAAGTGATGCGGTTCAAGGCCGTCACCACCGCCGAAGGCCAGCTGGTGCATGAAGTCCAGGTGCAAACGGCCAGCGGCATGCGGGCCAAAACGCGGCACCTGACCGACGTCATCAGTCGGGCCGATGTCAACATGCAGATCGCCGATTCCCCGGGCCCGATCCAGGTTGGCGAAGCCGCCATCTTCGAAGTCCAGGTGCGGAACCGCGGCACCAGCGAAGCCCGGAACGTGGAACTGCGGGCCGAACTGCCCTCGGGGATGGGCGCCGTCCGCTCGTCGGATTATGAAACCCACGCCAGCGAAGTGCGCTTCCCCGTCACCAGCATCGCTCCCGGCGGCAAGCAGATCTTCCGCTTTGAAGCGGTCAGCAGCGTGCCGGGCGATCAGATCGTGAAGTTCAAACTTTCGGCCGACAGCCTCAGCCGCGAAGTGACCTCGGAAGAAAGCGTTTACTTCTACAAAACGGGTCGCGAACGCGTCGCCACCCGACCGTTGGAAAAAGCGGCTGAGTAA
- a CDS encoding ADP-ribosylglycohydrolase family protein codes for MWGAIIGDIVGSVYEGRRDWMPVRRVDFQPLVAEDARFTDDTVLTIAVADSLLYDHDLIERLKAYTVAYPLAGYGKAYREWAFSEREEPYNSYGNGSAMRVSPVGWRYSTLDQVLLHARRTAMVTHNHPEGVKGAQAIAAGVFLARTGMDRPQIAAYLTQEFGYELERSIDDQRAEYVFDSSCQGTVPQAIRAFLEADDFEHALRLAISLGGDADTLACMAGALAEAFFGTPPAELRGAARRLLDPSLRVLCDAFTERYGRGT; via the coding sequence ATGTGGGGTGCGATTATTGGCGACATTGTCGGCTCGGTCTATGAGGGACGACGTGACTGGATGCCGGTGCGGCGCGTCGATTTCCAGCCGCTGGTCGCCGAAGACGCCCGATTTACCGACGACACCGTGCTGACGATCGCCGTGGCCGACAGCCTGCTGTATGACCACGATCTGATCGAACGGCTGAAAGCGTACACCGTGGCTTATCCGCTGGCCGGCTACGGCAAGGCGTATCGCGAATGGGCCTTCAGTGAACGGGAGGAACCGTATAACAGTTACGGCAATGGCTCCGCCATGCGGGTCAGCCCGGTCGGCTGGCGGTATTCCACGCTTGACCAGGTGCTGCTGCACGCCCGACGCACGGCGATGGTCACCCATAACCATCCCGAAGGCGTCAAAGGGGCGCAAGCAATCGCCGCCGGAGTGTTCCTGGCCCGGACCGGCATGGATCGTCCCCAGATTGCCGCGTACCTGACGCAGGAATTCGGCTACGAGCTGGAACGCTCAATCGACGACCAGCGGGCCGAATATGTTTTTGATTCCTCCTGCCAGGGCACCGTGCCCCAGGCAATCAGGGCGTTCCTGGAGGCGGACGATTTTGAACACGCCCTGCGTCTGGCCATCTCCCTGGGAGGCGACGCCGATACGCTGGCCTGCATGGCAGGCGCCCTGGCCGAAGCGTTTTTTGGCACGCCGCCGGCCGAACTGCGGGGAGCCGCCCGCCGGTTGCTGGATCCGAGCCTGCGCGTCCTGTGCGATGCATTCACCGAACGCTATGGCCGGGGGACGTAG
- a CDS encoding caspase family protein: MKVSLLIAVEEYADAQLPPVKFAAADAEAMAKALEPHGFEAADRMLLLQGQATRTTVESRLRRALRAAADDDVVCLYFAGVGFSLNGRNFLACHDTQSGDLEATSIALDWLLDLLADCEAESVVLLLDATPLVPPDAAPDQAGTDDLLDEELAAFFEQQQRCVCLAARQTGEVSWPNRQQKHGAWANHLLEAWSGTATGALAGGALLTAASLQRYLEGAVPRSLRAAFTDRKQQTPTLYAKAGVDFPLADFRDIPPDAAASSRPSAQQMLRVRLVRQKSHPVKELAGFRSHHRVPDSAGHFADSFVSSLAEEQIRADLEQIHLQLRTAFRFKRLDVQMNGPVDGGGSLITPFFTYAVSVISDPDDPGSVIWQWEVMDMKESEPIFSDAFAQVFGDLFDTIEFTPSQSVELTDFIDRVEQLDEERIQINYDPAATWCELEIINIAGLVHITPSIVQIVQRHPQPPRLLLQSFLDIQHILIDANAHSLLPFHGKQ; encoded by the coding sequence GTGAAAGTATCGCTGTTGATTGCCGTCGAAGAGTACGCCGATGCGCAACTACCCCCCGTCAAGTTCGCCGCGGCTGACGCCGAAGCGATGGCCAAGGCGCTAGAACCGCACGGGTTTGAAGCGGCCGACCGCATGCTCCTGCTGCAGGGCCAGGCGACCCGCACCACCGTGGAGTCCCGACTCCGCCGCGCGCTGCGGGCCGCGGCCGACGACGATGTTGTCTGCTTGTATTTTGCTGGTGTCGGATTCTCCCTTAACGGCCGCAACTTCCTCGCCTGCCATGATACGCAAAGCGGCGACCTGGAGGCGACCAGTATTGCGCTGGACTGGCTGCTGGACCTGCTGGCCGACTGCGAAGCAGAAAGCGTGGTGCTGCTGCTGGATGCGACTCCGCTGGTTCCACCGGACGCAGCCCCGGACCAGGCCGGGACCGACGATCTGCTCGACGAAGAACTGGCCGCTTTCTTCGAGCAGCAGCAACGCTGCGTTTGCCTGGCCGCCCGGCAAACGGGCGAGGTCTCCTGGCCTAATCGCCAGCAGAAGCACGGCGCCTGGGCGAACCACCTGCTAGAAGCCTGGTCCGGCACGGCGACCGGGGCGCTGGCCGGCGGCGCCCTGCTCACAGCCGCTTCCCTGCAGCGTTACCTGGAAGGGGCCGTTCCGCGGAGCCTACGGGCCGCCTTTACCGATCGGAAGCAGCAAACGCCCACACTGTACGCCAAGGCGGGGGTTGATTTCCCGCTGGCCGACTTTCGCGATATTCCGCCCGACGCAGCCGCCAGCAGTCGCCCCAGCGCCCAGCAGATGCTGCGCGTGCGGCTGGTGCGGCAGAAGTCGCATCCTGTCAAAGAGCTGGCCGGTTTTCGATCCCATCACCGTGTTCCCGATAGTGCGGGCCACTTCGCCGATTCGTTTGTCTCCAGTCTGGCGGAAGAGCAGATCCGCGCCGACCTGGAGCAAATCCACCTGCAGTTGCGCACAGCGTTTCGCTTCAAACGTCTCGATGTGCAGATGAATGGACCGGTCGATGGGGGCGGGTCTCTGATTACGCCGTTCTTTACCTATGCAGTCAGTGTCATCTCGGATCCCGACGACCCGGGCTCCGTCATCTGGCAATGGGAAGTGATGGACATGAAAGAGTCCGAGCCAATCTTCTCAGACGCTTTCGCCCAGGTGTTTGGCGATCTGTTTGATACGATCGAATTCACGCCGTCCCAGTCCGTCGAGCTGACTGACTTTATCGACCGTGTAGAACAGCTTGACGAAGAGCGAATTCAGATCAACTATGATCCGGCCGCTACCTGGTGTGAACTGGAAATCATTAATATCGCCGGCCTGGTGCATATCACTCCGTCGATCGTGCAGATCGTCCAGCGGCATCCCCAACCGCCGCGTCTGCTGCTGCAGTCGTTTCTCGACATTCAGCACATACTCATCGACGCAAACGCTCACAGCCTGCTCCCGTTTCACGGCAAACAGTAA
- a CDS encoding metal-dependent transcriptional regulator, which produces MASLTVENYIKTIYQICIDQNDTPAGTGKIADILGVSPGTVTSMLKGLSESGMVTYTPYTGVILTESGRSLALRVLRRHRLIELFLTRTLALSWDEVHAEAENMEHSVSDFLIDRIDAYLGYPENDPHGDPIPRADGTVPLSNGESLADLKINDHFYLLRVLDQSQSFLRFLSEAGLELNSQGRVVSNSPEGGVISIEVDGRPTTLSHEAAKKLFVAMTESP; this is translated from the coding sequence GTGGCAAGCTTGACCGTCGAGAACTATATAAAAACGATCTATCAAATTTGCATTGACCAGAACGATACGCCGGCAGGGACAGGAAAAATCGCTGATATCCTTGGGGTTTCGCCTGGCACGGTCACCAGCATGCTCAAGGGGCTTTCCGAATCGGGGATGGTGACTTACACCCCTTATACGGGCGTGATCTTAACCGAGTCGGGCCGAAGTCTTGCGCTCCGCGTACTGCGACGCCATCGTTTGATTGAGCTGTTTCTCACGCGGACCTTGGCGCTTTCCTGGGACGAGGTGCACGCCGAAGCGGAGAATATGGAGCACTCCGTCAGTGACTTCCTGATCGACCGGATCGATGCGTATCTGGGTTATCCGGAAAACGATCCGCACGGAGATCCCATCCCGCGCGCCGACGGCACCGTTCCCCTGTCCAACGGGGAAAGCCTGGCCGACCTGAAAATCAATGATCATTTCTATCTGCTCCGCGTGCTCGATCAATCGCAAAGTTTTCTGCGCTTCCTGAGCGAAGCAGGGTTGGAATTGAATTCCCAGGGCCGCGTCGTTTCCAACAGTCCCGAAGGCGGCGTGATCTCCATCGAAGTCGACGGACGCCCCACCACGCTTTCGCATGAAGCGGCCAAAAAACTGTTCGTGGCCATGACCGAAAGCCCTTAG
- a CDS encoding PA2169 family four-helix-bundle protein: METKFHLDEATIDELQTLIQINLDSQEAFTELAENVKGDPLASYFTKLSQDRATQAAELQSLVADNAEEPSKDGTMTGAAKRAWTNLRAALGGGRHTMLCEAESEEDRIKHAYEDALKREPGTAVSDVLHRHMANVKAAHDRVRELRDREK, encoded by the coding sequence ATGGAAACCAAATTTCATCTCGACGAAGCCACGATCGACGAACTTCAGACCCTGATCCAGATCAACCTGGATAGCCAGGAAGCGTTCACGGAGCTAGCTGAGAACGTCAAGGGCGATCCGCTCGCCAGCTATTTCACGAAGCTATCGCAGGATCGCGCCACGCAGGCCGCTGAACTGCAGTCGCTGGTGGCCGACAACGCCGAAGAGCCGTCGAAAGACGGCACGATGACTGGCGCCGCCAAACGCGCCTGGACCAATCTTCGCGCCGCCCTGGGCGGAGGTCGCCACACGATGTTGTGCGAGGCCGAGAGCGAAGAAGACAGGATCAAACACGCGTACGAAGACGCCCTCAAGCGTGAGCCCGGCACTGCCGTCAGCGACGTGCTGCACCGGCATATGGCGAACGTGAAAGCAGCGCACGATCGAGTCCGCGAACTGCGGGACCGTGAGAAATAA
- the lexA gene encoding transcriptional repressor LexA, giving the protein MSLDQLTRKQLAVYNFVRDLIVNRGYGPTVREIGTQFDISSPNGVVCHLKALEKKGLIRRDPRKSRAIELTEDPYDDSGLPLRGMVAAGVMREAIEDDQRINFADMFKEERNHFVLKVSGDSMIEAHIDDGDYVVVRKQNTANKGQMVVAQTSDGEATLKYWFPEATRIRLQPANSEMEPIYVKDASVLGVVVGVVRNYG; this is encoded by the coding sequence ATGTCGCTCGACCAACTCACGCGGAAACAGCTGGCCGTTTATAACTTTGTCCGCGACCTGATCGTGAATCGAGGTTATGGCCCCACCGTGCGGGAGATTGGAACCCAGTTCGATATCAGCTCGCCCAACGGCGTGGTGTGCCATCTGAAAGCGCTGGAGAAAAAAGGGCTCATCAGGCGCGACCCCCGCAAATCGCGAGCGATCGAACTGACCGAGGATCCTTACGATGACAGCGGCCTGCCGCTGCGAGGGATGGTCGCCGCCGGCGTCATGCGGGAAGCGATCGAAGACGATCAGCGCATTAACTTTGCCGACATGTTCAAAGAAGAGCGAAACCACTTTGTGCTGAAAGTCTCGGGCGACTCCATGATTGAGGCCCACATCGACGACGGCGACTACGTGGTGGTGCGCAAGCAGAACACGGCCAATAAAGGCCAGATGGTCGTGGCGCAAACTTCCGACGGCGAGGCCACACTCAAGTACTGGTTCCCGGAAGCGACCCGCATCCGCCTGCAGCCCGCCAATTCTGAGATGGAGCCGATCTACGTCAAAGACGCCAGCGTACTCGGCGTGGTCGTCGGCGTCGTCCGCAACTACGGCTAA
- a CDS encoding L-fucose dehydrogenase, with protein sequence MDLHLQGKTALVTGGSKGIGRAIVEGLLAEGAQVVNVNREGPEGRELAEQSGGACLFVPADLVDIDACQAAVQTAVAHFGGLDILINNAGVNDSVSLSAGVGAFCDSLAKNLVHVYAMAHFALEELKRRRGAIINIGSKVSVTGQGGTSGYAAAKGGVNSLTREWAAELAPHGVRVNAVLPAESWTPLYEKCLASEADPAAAKAAISNLIPLGGRFTSVQELADTVLFLASERSSHTTGQILFVDGGYTHLDRKLTATL encoded by the coding sequence ATGGATCTTCATCTGCAGGGAAAAACGGCGCTCGTGACGGGCGGCTCCAAAGGGATCGGCCGGGCGATTGTCGAAGGTCTGCTGGCCGAGGGCGCGCAGGTGGTGAACGTCAACCGGGAGGGGCCGGAAGGACGCGAACTGGCGGAACAGTCCGGCGGGGCCTGCCTGTTTGTACCGGCCGATCTGGTCGACATCGACGCCTGCCAGGCCGCCGTGCAAACGGCCGTCGCGCACTTTGGCGGTCTCGATATTCTGATCAACAACGCCGGCGTCAACGACAGCGTGAGCCTGTCGGCCGGCGTGGGGGCCTTCTGCGATTCCCTGGCGAAAAACCTGGTGCATGTGTACGCCATGGCCCACTTCGCCCTGGAGGAACTGAAGCGTCGCCGGGGAGCCATTATCAACATCGGCTCCAAGGTCAGCGTGACAGGCCAGGGAGGAACCTCGGGCTATGCGGCAGCGAAAGGCGGAGTGAACAGTCTGACCCGAGAATGGGCGGCCGAACTGGCCCCGCATGGCGTGCGGGTGAATGCCGTGCTGCCGGCCGAATCCTGGACGCCCCTGTATGAGAAATGCCTGGCGTCGGAAGCCGATCCGGCGGCCGCCAAAGCGGCCATCAGCAACCTGATTCCGCTGGGGGGCCGTTTTACTTCGGTCCAGGAACTGGCCGATACGGTGCTGTTTCTGGCCTCAGAAAGATCCAGCCACACGACCGGGCAGATCCTGTTCGTCGACGGGGGCTATACGCACCTGGATCGCAAGCTGACGGCGACTTTGTAA
- a CDS encoding carbon-nitrogen hydrolase family protein gives MSLPVFKAALAHVAPVFLQTQPTIAKACSLIAEAAKNGAQLIVFPETYVSAFPVWSALRSPIYNHDLFRQLAASSLLAGGPELEQVCQTARRSGMVVSLGFNERSPASLGCIYNSNVLIGPEGDVLNHHRKLAPTFYEKLSWAPGDGAGLRVCDTPCGRVGMLICGENTNPLARYTMIAQGEQVHLASYPPIWPSHDPAQAGNYDLAQAIRIRTAAHSFEAKAFNLVASGFMDEPMHQLLCKLHPDAAKILEASPRSVSLATGPSGQTLGEPLQDNEGLLYVDVDVSQCVEPKQFHDISGGYNRFDVFQLTVDRSANRPIAFVNRDLDSRPQEGELFSQEETEE, from the coding sequence ATGAGTTTACCTGTTTTTAAAGCCGCCTTGGCGCATGTGGCGCCCGTCTTCCTGCAGACCCAGCCGACCATCGCCAAGGCGTGCAGCCTGATCGCCGAGGCGGCGAAAAACGGGGCCCAGCTGATCGTGTTTCCGGAAACGTACGTGTCGGCGTTTCCGGTCTGGAGCGCGCTCCGTTCGCCGATCTATAACCACGACCTGTTTCGCCAGCTGGCGGCCAGTTCGTTGCTGGCAGGCGGACCCGAGCTGGAGCAGGTTTGCCAGACGGCCCGCCGCAGCGGCATGGTCGTGTCGCTGGGGTTTAATGAACGCAGTCCCGCCAGCCTGGGCTGCATCTATAATAGCAACGTCCTCATCGGCCCCGAAGGCGACGTACTGAACCATCATCGCAAGCTGGCGCCGACTTTTTACGAAAAGCTCAGCTGGGCGCCTGGCGATGGCGCCGGTCTGCGGGTGTGCGATACGCCGTGCGGTCGCGTTGGTATGTTGATTTGCGGCGAGAACACCAACCCGCTGGCTCGCTACACCATGATCGCCCAGGGAGAGCAGGTGCACCTGGCCAGCTACCCGCCGATCTGGCCGAGCCATGACCCGGCGCAGGCCGGCAACTACGATCTGGCCCAGGCGATTCGCATCCGCACCGCCGCCCATTCGTTTGAAGCCAAGGCATTCAACCTCGTCGCTTCCGGTTTTATGGACGAGCCGATGCACCAGCTGCTTTGCAAGTTACACCCCGACGCGGCCAAGATCCTGGAAGCCAGCCCCCGCAGCGTCTCCCTGGCGACCGGTCCCAGCGGCCAGACGCTGGGCGAACCCTTACAGGACAACGAAGGCCTGCTGTATGTCGATGTCGATGTTTCGCAGTGTGTCGAGCCGAAGCAGTTCCATGACATTTCCGGCGGGTATAATCGCTTCGACGTTTTTCAACTGACCGTCGACCGCTCGGCCAACCGGCCGATTGCGTTCGTCAACCGCGACCTCGACAGCAGGCCGCAGGAAGGCGAACTGTTCAGCCAGGAAGAAACCGAAGAGTAG
- a CDS encoding DUF1570 domain-containing protein, producing the protein MSTLALPLRGWIDNSPWRHSHGVATCLLALLAMLLPAAAFAQGWPAERQTGIFICHANFSLLDYEPLLNQLGQHEREITAALHLPRADEPIHLFLFDSSRTYRGYMAKHFPELPARRAMYIKNGGPGMVFAYLDNAFETDVRHESTHAVLHSVLPVVPLWLDEGLAEYFEAAPADRLHQNPHMTPVKWEVRLTGVTSVARLDTLQELTDLGTDEYRHAWAWVHFMLHGPREAREELLAYLADLESHTPTPPLSVRLARRLPNLDRRLAEHFKSWKN; encoded by the coding sequence ATGTCGACACTTGCACTGCCGCTGCGCGGCTGGATCGACAATTCGCCCTGGCGACATTCCCACGGCGTCGCGACATGCTTGCTGGCGTTGCTGGCGATGCTGCTACCTGCGGCTGCGTTCGCCCAGGGCTGGCCGGCTGAACGGCAAACGGGCATTTTTATCTGCCACGCCAATTTCTCCCTGCTCGACTATGAACCGCTGCTAAACCAGCTGGGACAGCATGAACGGGAGATTACCGCCGCCTTGCATCTGCCGCGGGCGGACGAGCCGATCCACCTGTTTCTGTTTGATTCCAGCCGCACCTATCGCGGCTACATGGCCAAACATTTCCCGGAACTGCCGGCCCGGCGGGCCATGTATATCAAGAATGGCGGCCCGGGCATGGTGTTTGCCTATCTGGATAACGCCTTTGAAACCGACGTCCGGCATGAGAGCACGCACGCGGTGCTGCACTCGGTCCTGCCGGTGGTGCCGCTCTGGCTGGACGAAGGCCTGGCGGAGTATTTCGAAGCGGCGCCGGCCGATCGCTTGCATCAAAATCCCCACATGACGCCCGTCAAATGGGAGGTCCGATTGACGGGCGTCACTTCCGTCGCCCGGCTGGATACGCTGCAGGAGCTGACCGACCTGGGAACCGACGAATACCGCCATGCCTGGGCCTGGGTGCACTTTATGCTGCACGGCCCGCGAGAAGCCAGGGAGGAACTGCTGGCCTATCTGGCGGACCTGGAATCGCATACGCCGACGCCCCCGCTGAGCGTCCGATTGGCCCGTCGTCTGCCGAATCTCGACCGGCGCCTTGCCGAACATTTCAAGAGCTGGAAGAATTAA
- a CDS encoding type III pantothenate kinase: protein MSLLEPQKILAVDVGNSFIKAGLFARGQGELIPEQTLRTTHADAEGAFAELLAPDDQGRSGPYYWAVAAVHRGAEQRLAEWAKQRRGDYYRLLDGKEFALPIEVKHPEKVGVDRIAAAAAALRLRRSTTTIVVDAGSAITVDWVSEQGAFSGGAILPGMRTQMASLVKATDQLPPVAAPEEAPPLLGKDTEEAIRSGVYWGVIGAVRELTDRLAAEFGGEPELFFTGGDGQFLAEYFPQARWEPNLVLIGAAQTARRRLRDETP, encoded by the coding sequence ATGTCCCTGCTTGAACCTCAAAAGATCCTCGCGGTCGATGTTGGAAATTCGTTCATCAAAGCGGGGCTCTTTGCCCGCGGCCAGGGAGAGCTGATCCCGGAACAAACGCTGCGGACCACGCACGCCGACGCAGAAGGCGCCTTTGCCGAACTGCTGGCTCCCGACGACCAGGGTCGCAGCGGCCCTTATTACTGGGCGGTCGCGGCCGTCCATCGCGGAGCCGAACAGCGTCTGGCTGAATGGGCGAAGCAGCGACGGGGCGACTACTATCGCCTCCTGGACGGGAAAGAATTCGCCCTGCCGATCGAGGTGAAGCATCCGGAAAAAGTCGGCGTGGATCGCATTGCCGCCGCGGCCGCCGCCTTGCGGTTGCGTCGGTCGACCACCACGATTGTGGTCGACGCCGGTTCCGCCATCACGGTCGACTGGGTCTCAGAACAGGGCGCATTTTCCGGAGGAGCCATTCTGCCGGGCATGCGCACGCAGATGGCCAGCCTGGTCAAAGCGACCGATCAGTTGCCGCCGGTGGCCGCTCCCGAGGAGGCTCCGCCCTTGCTGGGTAAAGACACCGAAGAAGCGATCCGCTCCGGCGTATACTGGGGCGTGATTGGAGCCGTGCGCGAACTCACCGACCGACTGGCGGCCGAGTTCGGCGGCGAGCCTGAGTTGTTCTTTACCGGCGGCGACGGCCAGTTTCTGGCCGAGTATTTTCCCCAGGCCCGCTGGGAACCGAACCTGGTGCTGATCGGCGCGGCCCAGACGGCCCGTCGACGGCTGCGGGACGAAACGCCGTGA